In Jaculus jaculus isolate mJacJac1 chromosome 11, mJacJac1.mat.Y.cur, whole genome shotgun sequence, the following proteins share a genomic window:
- the Mxd4 gene encoding max dimerization protein 4, which yields MELNSLLLLLEAAEYLERRDREAEHGYASVLPFDGDFARKKTKTTGLVRKAPNNRSSHNELEKHRRAKLRLYLEQLKQLVPLGPDSTRHTTLSLLKRAKMHIKKLEEQDRRALSIKEQLQREHRFLKRRLEQLSVQSMERVRTDSTGSAVSTDDSEQEVDIEGMEFSPGELDSVGSSSDADDHYSLQSGGCSDSGYGCPYRRPSHPGLS from the exons ATGGAGCTGAACTCCCTGCTGCTGCTTTTGGAAGCGGCTGAGTACCTGGAACGCAGGGACCGAG AGGCAGAGCACGGCTACGCGTCGGTGCTGCCCTTCGACGGCGACTTtgccagaaagaaaacaaagacgaCCGGCCTGGTGCGCAAGGCCCCGAACAACAG GTCTTCACACAATGAGCTAGAAAAGCACAG ACGAGCCAAACTCAGGCTCTACCTGGAGCAGCTCAAGCAGCTGGTGCCTCTGGGCCCTGACAGCACACGCCATACCACGTTGAGCCTCCTGAAGCGTGCCAAGATGCACATCAAG AAACTGGAGGAGCAGGACCGCCGGGCACTAAGCATCAAGGAGCAGCTACAGCGGGAGCATCGCTTCCTAAAGCGACGCCTGGAGCAGTTATCGGTGCAGAGCATGGAGCGCGTGCGCACAGACAGCACTGGTTCTGCTGTCTCCACAGATGATTCAGAGCAAG AGGTGGACATAGAGGGCATGGAATTTAGCCCTGGTGAGCTGGACAGTGTTGGCAGCAGCAGTGATGCCGATGACCACTACAGCTTGCAGAGTGGTGGCTGCAGCGACAGCGGCTATGGGTGCCCTTACCGACGGCCTAGCCACCCTGGTCTCTCGTAG